A window of the Catenulispora sp. MAP5-51 genome harbors these coding sequences:
- a CDS encoding Lrp/AsnC family transcriptional regulator, with the protein MPNDLRAARPVLDDTDRAILAVLAADARTPNNAIAEAVGIAPSTCLARIRTLRERGVIRGFHADIDPTALGRGLQAMIAVRLRAHTRERVQEFIRDVPGLPDVVGVWHVAGADDYLLHIAVADSDALRDFVLEHLTTHPAVGHTETSLIFGHLRGAVGATSPAGRAPVTDQTGVRHLPAEG; encoded by the coding sequence ATGCCGAACGATCTGCGAGCCGCCCGGCCGGTCCTGGACGACACCGACCGCGCGATCCTGGCGGTGCTGGCGGCCGACGCGCGCACCCCGAACAACGCGATCGCCGAGGCGGTGGGGATCGCGCCGTCGACCTGTCTGGCCCGGATCCGGACGCTGCGCGAGCGCGGCGTGATCCGCGGGTTCCACGCCGACATCGACCCGACGGCGCTCGGGCGCGGGCTTCAGGCGATGATCGCGGTGCGGCTGCGGGCCCATACGCGCGAGCGTGTGCAGGAGTTCATACGGGACGTGCCCGGTCTTCCGGACGTCGTCGGGGTCTGGCACGTGGCCGGCGCCGACGACTATCTGCTGCACATCGCGGTCGCCGACTCCGACGCGCTGCGGGACTTCGTCCTGGAGCACCTGACGACACACCCGGCCGTGGGTCACACCGAGACGAGTCTGATCTTCGGGCACCTGCGCGGCGCGGTCGGCGCCACGAGCCCGGCCGGCCGGGCACCGGTAACCGATCAAACCGGTGTACGCCACCTACCTGCCGAGGGCTAG
- a CDS encoding M3 family metallopeptidase produces the protein MTTENPFFRRSTLPYELPPFADIREEHYTAAFDAGFAEHLAEIAAIAGNPEPATFENTIVAMERAGTLLNRVASVFFPQTSTDTSDALQEIEQEINPRWAAHMDAINLDPALFARIDDLYERRADLGLSEVELRLLEKHRLNFVRGGAKLSAADKDRLKALNEQLAALSTDFDRNLLAANKAGQQVFDSAEQLAGLTADAVASAKENGEAVGLPGKYVISLKNFSNQTQLASLDDRDARRALLTASLERAWDTNGPIAVEMAKLRAERAALLGYGSYAEYALQDRTARTTEAVEDLMARLIPAAVANAGKEAEALRAHLPAGQSLEAWDWTYYSEKVRLAEYDVDSEALRPYLELDTVLVDGVFHAAELVYGITFKARPDLVAYHPDVRIWEVFDADGSGIGLFLGDFYARGSKRGGAWMTNYVDQSRLLGQPPVIVNNLNVAKPPAGEPTLLMWDEVRTLFHEFGHALHGLFSDVEHPTFSGTSTPRDFVEYPSQVNEMWAQWPEVLANYAKHYLTGEPVPADLLERMAVAEKFGQGFATVEILGAVMLDWAWHTIGAGEDPVEAKEFEAAALKRYGLAVPEIPSRYRTSYFAHIWGNDYCAGYYSYLWSEVLDKDTVDWFKDGVGQGRSIRESGEAFRRAVLSRGGSVDLMAAFAQFRGRAPEVEPMLRARGLAA, from the coding sequence GTGACCACAGAGAATCCGTTTTTCCGCCGCAGCACGCTGCCCTATGAGCTGCCGCCGTTCGCCGACATCCGCGAGGAGCACTACACCGCGGCCTTCGACGCCGGCTTCGCCGAGCACCTGGCCGAGATCGCAGCGATCGCCGGGAACCCCGAACCGGCGACGTTCGAGAACACGATCGTGGCCATGGAGCGCGCCGGCACCCTGCTGAACCGGGTCGCCTCGGTGTTCTTCCCGCAGACCTCCACCGACACCAGCGACGCCCTGCAGGAGATCGAGCAGGAGATCAACCCGCGCTGGGCCGCGCACATGGACGCGATCAACCTGGACCCGGCGCTGTTCGCACGCATCGACGACCTCTACGAGCGCCGTGCGGACCTGGGCCTGAGCGAGGTGGAGCTGCGGCTGCTGGAGAAGCACCGCCTGAACTTCGTACGGGGCGGCGCGAAGCTGTCGGCGGCCGACAAGGACCGCCTGAAGGCGCTCAACGAGCAGCTGGCCGCGCTGTCCACGGACTTCGACCGGAACCTGCTGGCCGCGAACAAGGCCGGGCAGCAGGTGTTCGACTCCGCCGAGCAGCTGGCGGGCCTGACCGCGGACGCGGTCGCGTCGGCGAAGGAGAACGGCGAGGCGGTCGGGCTGCCCGGCAAGTACGTGATCTCGCTGAAGAACTTCTCGAACCAGACACAGCTGGCCTCGTTGGACGACCGGGACGCGCGCCGGGCACTGCTGACGGCGTCCCTGGAGCGGGCCTGGGACACCAACGGTCCGATCGCCGTCGAGATGGCGAAGCTGCGGGCCGAGCGTGCGGCGCTGCTGGGCTACGGCTCGTACGCCGAGTACGCGCTCCAGGACCGGACGGCCCGCACCACCGAGGCGGTGGAGGACCTGATGGCGCGGCTGATCCCGGCCGCGGTGGCGAACGCCGGCAAGGAGGCCGAGGCGCTGCGTGCGCACCTGCCGGCCGGTCAGAGCCTGGAGGCCTGGGACTGGACGTACTACTCGGAGAAGGTGCGCCTGGCCGAGTACGACGTCGACTCCGAGGCGCTGCGGCCCTACCTGGAGCTGGACACCGTGCTGGTCGACGGTGTGTTCCACGCCGCGGAGCTGGTGTACGGGATCACCTTCAAGGCCCGTCCCGACCTGGTGGCCTACCACCCGGATGTGCGGATCTGGGAGGTCTTCGACGCGGACGGCTCCGGCATCGGGTTGTTCCTCGGCGACTTCTACGCGCGCGGCTCCAAGCGCGGCGGGGCGTGGATGACGAACTACGTGGACCAGTCCCGGCTGCTCGGCCAGCCGCCGGTGATCGTGAACAACCTGAACGTGGCCAAGCCGCCGGCCGGCGAGCCGACGCTGCTGATGTGGGACGAGGTCCGCACGTTGTTCCACGAGTTCGGACACGCGTTGCACGGCCTGTTCTCGGACGTGGAGCACCCGACCTTCTCCGGTACGAGCACGCCGCGGGACTTCGTGGAGTACCCGTCCCAGGTGAACGAGATGTGGGCGCAGTGGCCGGAGGTCCTGGCGAACTACGCCAAGCACTACCTCACCGGCGAGCCGGTTCCGGCGGACCTGCTGGAGCGGATGGCCGTGGCGGAGAAGTTCGGCCAGGGCTTCGCGACCGTGGAGATCCTCGGCGCGGTGATGCTGGACTGGGCGTGGCACACGATCGGGGCCGGCGAGGACCCGGTTGAGGCCAAGGAGTTCGAGGCGGCCGCGCTCAAGCGGTACGGGCTGGCGGTGCCGGAGATCCCGTCGCGCTACCGCACCAGCTACTTCGCGCACATCTGGGGCAACGACTACTGCGCCGGCTACTACTCGTACTTGTGGAGCGAGGTCCTGGACAAGGACACGGTCGACTGGTTCAAGGACGGTGTGGGGCAGGGGCGGTCGATCCGCGAGAGCGGCGAGGCGTTCCGGCGTGCGGTGCTCTCCCGGGGCGGGAGTGTGGACCTGATGGCGGCCTTCGCGCAGTTCCGGGGGCGCGCGCCGGAGGTAGAACCGATGTTGAGGGCCCGAGGGCTGGCAGCCTGA
- a CDS encoding N-acetyltransferase family protein, with the protein MTESLILRDATTADLPAIVAMLADDKLGSTREDPQDMTPYLAAFAELEADPNQRLIVAERGGVAVGTFQLTFIPGVAQQGLKRALIESVRVASSERGSGLGTQMMQWAIEQSQNAGCKQVQLTSNAERPDAHRFYERLGFVPSHVGFKLKLG; encoded by the coding sequence ATGACCGAGTCCTTGATCCTCCGTGACGCCACCACCGCCGACCTGCCCGCGATCGTCGCCATGCTCGCCGACGACAAGCTCGGCTCCACTCGCGAGGACCCCCAGGACATGACGCCCTACCTCGCGGCCTTCGCAGAACTCGAAGCCGATCCCAACCAGCGCCTGATCGTCGCCGAACGCGGCGGCGTCGCCGTCGGCACCTTCCAACTCACCTTCATCCCCGGCGTGGCTCAGCAGGGACTCAAACGGGCGTTGATCGAGAGCGTGCGCGTCGCCTCCAGCGAGCGCGGCAGCGGCCTGGGCACGCAGATGATGCAGTGGGCCATCGAGCAGTCGCAGAACGCCGGGTGCAAGCAGGTGCAGCTGACCTCCAACGCCGAGCGCCCCGACGCCCACCGGTTCTACGAGCGGCTCGGATTCGTGCCGTCGCACGTGGGTTTCAAGCTGAAGCTGGGCTGA
- a CDS encoding ADP-ribosylglycohydrolase family protein encodes MTATGSMFGLAFGDCMGKPTEFQRFEEIVRLYGPQGPSVLPPGGLVTDDTQMALAVADALLEQPEGAELAVEPFTASLIEHFLAWAKSPDNNRAPGMTCLRAIGNLGNGLSWPEATQRGSKGCGANMRVTPIGLLPQASETTIAGAAQLQAALTHGHATGLAASDLTAFATRWLAQGMAPSDLVPALRERCQEQRRIYHGDWLGDDLWRVPMRNSPEEFIEAGWVECGMILGVLARAAENPDPAVDPCDYTGEGWIAEEALATALLCFLMYSDEPVRALGRAAATGGDSDSIAALAGAFLGARHGLEAFPADWPEQIEYRERLARAGAAWDAGRS; translated from the coding sequence ATGACGGCGACCGGTTCGATGTTCGGGCTCGCGTTCGGGGACTGTATGGGCAAGCCCACGGAGTTCCAACGGTTCGAGGAGATCGTGCGGCTGTACGGCCCGCAGGGTCCTTCGGTTCTACCTCCGGGCGGCCTGGTCACCGATGACACGCAGATGGCGCTGGCCGTCGCCGACGCGCTGCTGGAGCAGCCCGAGGGTGCCGAGCTGGCGGTGGAGCCGTTCACCGCCTCGTTGATCGAGCACTTCCTGGCGTGGGCGAAGTCGCCGGACAACAACCGTGCGCCGGGGATGACCTGTCTGCGTGCCATCGGCAACCTGGGCAACGGTCTGAGCTGGCCGGAGGCGACGCAGCGCGGTTCGAAGGGGTGCGGTGCGAACATGCGCGTGACTCCGATCGGGCTGCTGCCGCAGGCCTCGGAGACGACGATCGCCGGCGCCGCGCAGTTGCAAGCGGCGCTGACTCACGGCCACGCGACCGGCCTGGCCGCCTCGGACCTGACGGCGTTCGCGACGCGCTGGCTGGCGCAGGGGATGGCGCCGTCGGACCTCGTACCGGCGCTGCGGGAGCGCTGCCAGGAGCAGCGCCGTATCTACCACGGTGACTGGCTCGGCGACGATCTGTGGCGGGTCCCGATGCGGAACTCGCCGGAGGAGTTCATCGAGGCCGGGTGGGTCGAGTGCGGGATGATCCTCGGCGTGCTGGCCAGGGCGGCCGAGAACCCGGATCCGGCGGTTGACCCCTGCGACTACACCGGCGAGGGGTGGATCGCCGAGGAAGCACTGGCGACCGCGCTGTTGTGCTTCCTGATGTACTCCGACGAGCCGGTGCGTGCGCTGGGCCGGGCTGCTGCCACCGGTGGTGACTCGGACTCGATCGCCGCGCTGGCCGGCGCTTTCCTGGGGGCGCGGCACGGGCTGGAGGCGTTCCCGGCGGATTGGCCGGAGCAGATCGAGTACCGCGAGCGTCTGGCCCGGGCTGGTGCCGCGTGGGATGCGGGACGTTCGTGA
- a CDS encoding alpha/beta fold hydrolase, with protein MPKAPANGVELEYDTFGDPSAPPLVLIMGLGTQMIAWPVPFCQAIADEGFHVVRFDNRDCGLSTIVDAPPPGFGDLLAGDTSGVPYLMPDLSDDVAGLLDALGVDSAHIVGLSMGGMIAQQFAIDHPARLRTLCSIMSTTGAHDVGQPAAEVITLLLSPAATNREEAIDRGQKMFETVGSPAYPTPTAELRARIGEAFDRSFTPAGSARQLACIVTSPDRTPGLAAVSVPSAVIHGDSDKLVDVSGGRATAAALGVEPLIIPGAGHDLPEELWPTYVQAIVANARKGD; from the coding sequence ATGCCCAAGGCCCCCGCGAACGGCGTCGAGCTCGAGTACGACACGTTCGGCGACCCGAGCGCTCCGCCGCTGGTGCTGATCATGGGGCTGGGCACGCAGATGATCGCGTGGCCGGTCCCGTTCTGCCAGGCGATCGCCGACGAGGGCTTCCACGTCGTCCGCTTCGACAACCGCGACTGCGGACTGTCCACGATCGTGGACGCGCCCCCGCCCGGCTTCGGCGACCTGCTCGCCGGCGACACCTCCGGCGTCCCCTACCTGATGCCCGACCTGTCCGACGACGTCGCCGGACTGCTCGACGCGCTCGGGGTCGACTCGGCCCACATCGTCGGGCTGTCGATGGGCGGCATGATCGCCCAGCAGTTCGCCATCGACCACCCGGCGCGGCTGCGCACCCTGTGCTCGATCATGTCCACCACCGGGGCCCACGACGTCGGGCAGCCGGCGGCCGAGGTGATCACGCTGCTGCTGAGCCCCGCCGCGACCAACCGCGAGGAAGCGATCGACCGCGGGCAGAAGATGTTCGAGACCGTCGGCTCCCCGGCTTACCCGACGCCGACCGCCGAGCTGCGGGCCCGCATCGGGGAGGCGTTCGACCGCTCCTTCACGCCCGCCGGCTCCGCACGCCAGCTCGCCTGCATCGTCACCTCGCCCGACCGCACCCCGGGGCTGGCCGCCGTCAGCGTGCCCAGCGCCGTCATCCACGGCGACTCCGACAAGCTCGTCGACGTCAGCGGCGGCCGTGCGACCGCCGCCGCGCTCGGGGTCGAACCGCTGATCATCCCCGGCGCCGGCCACGACCTGCCCGAGGAGCTGTGGCCGACCTACGTCCAGGCGATCGTCGCCAACGCGCGCAAGGGCGACTGA
- a CDS encoding methylated-DNA--[protein]-cysteine S-methyltransferase, with amino-acid sequence MQTALLDTPIGTLNIGATARGLRLVQFPRDREQDQPFVTSEPTAKPDHIAQAQLDEAVLQLTEYFDGSRTSFDIALDWYGVNGLRLTVLKLLAEVPFGETVTYGDLARGSGAGVTASQAVGGIMGSNPLPIVVPCHRVLAADGLGGFGGGLRTKEWLLAWEGVMPPALDWEV; translated from the coding sequence ATGCAGACCGCCTTGCTGGACACCCCGATCGGTACGCTCAACATCGGGGCCACGGCCCGCGGCCTGCGCCTGGTGCAGTTCCCGCGCGACCGCGAGCAGGACCAGCCCTTCGTCACCAGCGAGCCGACCGCCAAGCCCGACCACATCGCCCAGGCCCAACTCGACGAGGCGGTCCTACAGCTGACGGAGTACTTCGACGGCAGCCGCACCAGCTTCGACATCGCCCTGGACTGGTACGGCGTGAACGGGCTGCGCCTGACGGTGCTCAAGCTGCTGGCCGAGGTTCCGTTCGGCGAGACGGTGACCTACGGCGACCTGGCGAGGGGTTCCGGCGCCGGCGTGACAGCGTCGCAGGCGGTCGGCGGGATCATGGGCAGCAATCCGCTGCCGATCGTCGTGCCCTGCCACCGCGTGCTGGCCGCGGACGGGCTCGGCGGCTTCGGGGGCGGGCTGCGGACGAAGGAGTGGCTGCTGGCGTGGGAGGGCGTGATGCCGCCGGCGCTGGACTGGGAGGTCTAG
- a CDS encoding GNAT family N-acetyltransferase, protein METLDRVVEPTEIVAGRYQLRPPSLRDVPDMMELSRDPEVVLWNPLASGADEETARAWAERWADWDGGQSAQFGVYEAVEGRLLGLVSLHKIDLLLSSAELGYRVAPWARGRGVATTAVRTVTEWAFGALELTRVQLIHAVENTASCRVADKCGFLHEGTTRSSYRYGDNKLHDEHIHGRLVGDPAPGR, encoded by the coding sequence ATGGAAACACTTGATCGTGTCGTGGAACCGACCGAGATCGTCGCCGGCCGGTACCAGCTGCGCCCGCCGTCGCTGCGCGACGTCCCCGACATGATGGAGCTGTCCCGCGACCCGGAAGTCGTCCTGTGGAACCCGCTGGCCAGCGGCGCCGACGAGGAGACGGCGCGCGCCTGGGCCGAGCGCTGGGCGGACTGGGACGGCGGCCAGTCAGCGCAGTTCGGGGTGTACGAGGCCGTCGAGGGACGACTGCTCGGACTGGTGTCGCTGCACAAGATCGACCTGCTGCTGTCCTCGGCCGAACTCGGCTACCGCGTCGCGCCGTGGGCCCGCGGCCGCGGTGTCGCGACGACGGCGGTCAGAACCGTTACGGAGTGGGCCTTCGGGGCCCTGGAGCTCACACGGGTGCAGCTGATCCACGCGGTGGAGAACACGGCCTCGTGCCGCGTCGCGGACAAGTGCGGCTTCCTGCACGAGGGCACGACCCGGAGCTCGTACCGGTACGGGGACAACAAGCTGCACGACGAGCACATCCACGGACGGCTCGTCGGAGACCCGGCGCCGGGACGCTGA
- a CDS encoding YbaK/EbsC family protein — MERIAEHPAVQAVEKELRAKGFEPKVVVLPESAPNAQAAADQVGCEVGAIANSLVFEADGAPLLVLTSGAHRVDTVKVAADLGVAKVGRASKEFVYEHTGQRIGGVAPLGHPAPVRTLIDQALAAYPEVWAAAGHAHTVFAITFADLVRVTGGDVVEVN; from the coding sequence ATGGAACGGATCGCTGAGCATCCGGCCGTGCAGGCCGTCGAGAAGGAACTCCGGGCGAAGGGCTTCGAGCCGAAGGTCGTCGTGCTGCCGGAGTCGGCACCGAACGCCCAGGCCGCCGCGGATCAGGTCGGGTGTGAGGTCGGCGCGATCGCCAACAGCCTGGTGTTCGAGGCCGACGGCGCTCCGCTGCTGGTGCTGACCAGCGGTGCGCACCGTGTGGACACGGTGAAGGTGGCGGCGGACCTGGGGGTGGCGAAGGTGGGCCGGGCCTCGAAGGAGTTCGTGTACGAGCACACCGGCCAGCGCATCGGCGGGGTCGCCCCGCTCGGGCATCCCGCGCCGGTCCGGACGTTGATCGACCAGGCGCTGGCGGCCTACCCGGAGGTCTGGGCCGCCGCGGGCCACGCGCACACGGTGTTCGCGATCACGTTCGCGGACTTGGTGCGGGTGACCGGCGGCGACGTCGTCGAGGTGAACTGA
- a CDS encoding serine hydrolase domain-containing protein → MADVQGTYTKEFSAVAEALSKLLDTQDLGASAAVFVDGEQVADIWGGYVDTERSVPWEHDTIVNVMSTTKPITALCALILADRGLLDLSAPVSTYWPEFAAAGKQSVLVRHLLSHTAGLPDWPGRIVAEDLYDWSAVTELLAAMPTQWEPGTAAGYHSITFGFLVGEVVRRVSGRSLGRFLAEEVAGPLGADFHIGLAAQDDHRVARLYPPSSHGDDFSSAGPDYASNGGIRVKDANTEAWRRAEIPAANGFGTARGIALIQSALTNGGMAGGVRLLSEKGCEPAWHVEYSGQDRVLGQQTTYGMGFGVWGGTFGWGGWGGSLVMNDPKSRMTVAYAMNQMFDPRGQQDSRGLSIAAAAYEGLR, encoded by the coding sequence ATGGCTGACGTACAGGGCACGTATACGAAAGAGTTCTCCGCGGTCGCCGAAGCATTGTCCAAACTGCTCGACACACAGGACCTCGGCGCCTCGGCGGCGGTGTTCGTCGACGGCGAGCAGGTGGCCGACATCTGGGGCGGCTACGTCGACACCGAGCGCTCCGTCCCGTGGGAGCACGACACGATCGTGAACGTCATGTCCACGACCAAACCGATCACGGCGTTGTGCGCGCTGATCCTCGCAGATCGAGGCCTGCTCGACCTTTCCGCTCCCGTGTCTACCTACTGGCCGGAGTTCGCAGCGGCCGGCAAGCAGAGCGTCCTGGTCCGGCATCTGCTCTCCCACACCGCCGGACTCCCCGACTGGCCGGGCCGGATAGTCGCCGAGGACTTGTACGACTGGAGCGCGGTCACCGAGTTGCTCGCCGCGATGCCGACGCAGTGGGAACCCGGGACGGCGGCGGGGTACCACTCGATCACGTTCGGGTTCCTCGTCGGCGAGGTAGTACGACGGGTCAGCGGGCGCAGCCTCGGCCGGTTCCTCGCCGAGGAGGTGGCCGGGCCGCTCGGCGCCGACTTCCACATCGGCCTGGCCGCCCAGGACGACCACCGGGTCGCGCGGTTGTACCCACCGTCCTCACACGGGGACGACTTCAGCTCCGCCGGCCCCGACTACGCCTCGAACGGCGGCATCCGGGTCAAGGACGCCAACACCGAGGCGTGGCGGCGTGCCGAGATCCCGGCGGCGAACGGCTTCGGAACCGCACGCGGCATCGCCCTCATCCAGTCCGCGTTGACCAACGGAGGCATGGCCGGGGGAGTGCGGCTGCTGTCCGAGAAGGGGTGCGAGCCGGCGTGGCACGTGGAGTACTCCGGCCAGGACCGCGTGCTGGGACAGCAGACCACCTACGGGATGGGCTTCGGGGTCTGGGGCGGCACGTTCGGGTGGGGCGGCTGGGGCGGCTCACTGGTGATGAACGACCCCAAGTCGCGGATGACCGTCGCCTACGCCATGAACCAGATGTTCGATCCCCGCGGACAGCAGGACAGCCGCGGCTTGTCGATCGCCGCGGCCGCCTACGAAGGGCTGCGCTGA
- a CDS encoding MFS transporter, which produces MTTATCDVRLPPARPRLWNRDFRLYFTARLVSLLGDSMLPVALLYGVVSLGYGTTGVGLVLAAQVLPFAAFVLFGGVLADRFTPQRMMVGADAARFVLQAIAATAFATGHPALWLLMGLSGLSGVATAAFQPGLASVITQVSDDLQRANAVTRVAEAMATLGGPAIAGLLIAVSGVPVVLAADSATFAVSGVCLLMLRLAPMVRTATQESTWRNLVEGWHEFRIRTWMPSVILAWIVLGITVWGPIRPLATILVTDRHGASGLGLMWTAFGAGGVLGGLAGVRFRPRHPLRAGAAGLLAWSAWPLVLAAGLPLPQVCVGAALGGATSAFWGVMWSTSVQTHVPAAVLNRISAYEIAGSLIAFPIGQALAGPVSDAVGTSHALYASAAILVGVLITMLCVPAIRHLGARAVENQNDSEHLGR; this is translated from the coding sequence TTGACGACGGCGACCTGTGACGTCCGGCTGCCGCCCGCGCGGCCCCGCTTGTGGAACCGGGACTTCCGGCTGTACTTCACCGCGCGCCTGGTCTCGCTCCTGGGCGACTCCATGCTCCCGGTCGCACTGCTCTACGGCGTCGTGAGCCTCGGCTACGGCACCACCGGCGTCGGGTTGGTGCTTGCCGCGCAGGTGCTGCCGTTCGCGGCGTTCGTCCTGTTCGGGGGAGTGCTCGCCGACCGGTTCACGCCGCAGCGCATGATGGTCGGCGCCGACGCCGCCCGGTTCGTCCTCCAGGCGATCGCCGCGACCGCCTTCGCCACCGGCCACCCGGCGCTGTGGCTGCTGATGGGCCTGTCGGGCTTGTCCGGGGTGGCGACCGCGGCGTTCCAGCCGGGACTGGCCAGCGTCATCACGCAGGTGTCCGACGACCTGCAACGTGCCAACGCCGTCACCCGCGTCGCCGAAGCCATGGCCACGCTCGGCGGACCGGCGATCGCCGGCCTGCTGATCGCGGTCTCCGGCGTGCCGGTGGTGCTGGCCGCCGACTCCGCGACGTTCGCCGTCAGCGGTGTCTGCCTGCTGATGCTGCGCCTGGCCCCGATGGTCCGGACGGCCACCCAGGAGTCCACGTGGCGCAACCTCGTCGAAGGCTGGCACGAGTTCCGCATCCGCACCTGGATGCCCTCGGTCATCCTGGCGTGGATCGTCCTGGGCATCACCGTGTGGGGTCCGATCCGGCCGCTGGCCACCATCCTGGTCACCGACCGCCACGGTGCCTCGGGGCTGGGCCTGATGTGGACGGCCTTCGGCGCCGGTGGAGTACTCGGCGGACTGGCCGGCGTGCGCTTCCGGCCCCGGCATCCGCTGCGTGCCGGCGCCGCCGGACTGCTCGCCTGGTCGGCGTGGCCGCTGGTACTGGCTGCCGGACTTCCGCTGCCGCAGGTCTGCGTCGGCGCTGCTCTTGGCGGCGCGACCAGCGCGTTCTGGGGTGTGATGTGGTCCACCAGCGTGCAGACCCACGTCCCGGCCGCCGTCCTGAACCGCATCTCCGCCTACGAGATCGCCGGCTCGCTGATCGCCTTCCCGATCGGTCAGGCCCTGGCCGGTCCGGTCAGCGACGCGGTCGGGACCAGCCACGCGCTCTACGCCTCCGCCGCGATCCTGGTCGGAGTACTGATCACGATGCTGTGCGTGCCGGCCATCCGGCACCTCGGCGCGCGGGCCGTTGAAAATCAGAACGACTCGGAGCACCTCGGGCGGTAG
- a CDS encoding glycosyltransferase family 39 protein: MRAAIDGGGIAWRPIALMAAVAGAFHLMVATRYGWHHDEFYYVICGRHPAFGYVDQPPAAPLLARFADAAGGLFGVRLLAIVAQLVCIVLTGVLASQFGARRAAQTLAAAAVAACPVFVAASMLFGTTVLDQAAWAAVFVLVTCALRENRVRWWAASGAVAGLGFEGKNTIAVLVLGIAVGVVVHRREVVRTPGPWVAWAVAGVLAAPNVVWDALHGWPNLTMDHTLSQQQGGPLGSLARMPELPLLLAGPPLIGLWWLGLRWLRSPEGRAHRWLVPTAAVVTAVFVCGGGKVYYPAPLLMPLFAAGAVAAPIQWYPRRGLRSAVDGAGQSTRGWLSPGLGRGGRGVAISALVAAVIGLPILPPAASTALRFVNPELMQTYGWPRFTHEVAVAAAAQPASVPIFTSDFGEAGALTILGPGAGLRRPVYSGHDNYVYWGPPAGTPDTVLCVGKFPAGYLSRFWGQVTEVAPITLPAGLKNAETDRHAAIYLCRQPRGTWAQLWPQLHHVD; the protein is encoded by the coding sequence GTGAGGGCCGCGATCGACGGCGGTGGCATCGCCTGGCGTCCGATCGCGCTGATGGCGGCCGTCGCCGGAGCGTTCCACCTGATGGTGGCGACGCGGTACGGCTGGCACCACGATGAGTTCTACTACGTCATCTGCGGTCGGCATCCGGCGTTCGGTTACGTCGACCAGCCGCCGGCGGCGCCCTTGCTGGCCCGGTTCGCGGACGCGGCCGGCGGCTTGTTCGGCGTGCGGCTGCTGGCGATCGTCGCGCAGCTTGTCTGCATCGTGTTGACCGGCGTGCTGGCGTCGCAGTTCGGGGCACGGCGTGCGGCCCAGACGTTGGCGGCCGCGGCGGTGGCGGCGTGTCCGGTATTCGTGGCCGCGTCGATGTTGTTCGGGACGACGGTGCTGGACCAGGCGGCGTGGGCGGCGGTGTTCGTACTGGTGACGTGTGCGCTGCGGGAGAACCGGGTGCGCTGGTGGGCGGCCTCCGGCGCGGTGGCGGGGCTCGGGTTCGAGGGGAAGAACACGATCGCGGTGCTGGTGCTCGGTATCGCGGTGGGCGTCGTTGTCCATCGGCGGGAGGTGGTGCGTACGCCGGGGCCGTGGGTCGCGTGGGCGGTGGCGGGGGTGCTGGCGGCGCCGAACGTCGTGTGGGACGCGCTGCACGGCTGGCCGAACCTGACGATGGACCACACGCTGTCGCAGCAGCAGGGCGGGCCGCTGGGTTCGCTGGCCAGGATGCCGGAGCTGCCGCTGTTGCTCGCCGGGCCGCCGCTGATCGGCCTGTGGTGGCTGGGTCTGCGCTGGCTGCGCTCGCCGGAGGGCCGGGCGCACCGGTGGCTGGTTCCGACGGCGGCGGTGGTGACGGCGGTGTTCGTGTGCGGCGGCGGCAAGGTCTACTACCCGGCGCCGCTGTTGATGCCGCTGTTCGCGGCCGGGGCTGTCGCTGCTCCGATCCAGTGGTATCCGCGGCGGGGCCTTCGTTCGGCGGTTGACGGTGCGGGACAATCGACGCGAGGGTGGTTGTCCCCCGGATTGGGGCGGGGTGGGAGGGGGGTCGCGATATCAGCCCTCGTCGCCGCCGTCATCGGCCTGCCGATCCTGCCCCCGGCCGCGTCCACGGCGCTGCGCTTCGTCAATCCCGAGCTGATGCAGACCTACGGCTGGCCGCGGTTCACGCACGAGGTCGCCGTCGCGGCGGCGGCGCAGCCGGCGAGTGTGCCGATCTTCACCAGCGACTTCGGGGAGGCCGGCGCGCTGACCATCCTGGGCCCCGGTGCGGGCCTGCGGCGCCCCGTCTACAGCGGCCACGACAACTACGTGTACTGGGGTCCGCCGGCCGGCACGCCGGACACGGTGCTGTGCGTCGGCAAGTTCCCGGCGGGGTATCTGAGCCGCTTTTGGGGACAGGTCACCGAGGTGGCACCGATCACCCTTCCCGCCGGCCTGAAGAACGCCGAGACCGACCGGCACGCCGCGATCTACCTGTGCCGTCAGCCGCGCGGGACGTGGGCGCAGTTGTGGCCCCAGTTGCACCACGTGGACTAG